The following is a genomic window from Calliphora vicina chromosome 5, idCalVici1.1, whole genome shotgun sequence.
CATCATTTTCAGCTTCCAATTCGCGAATACGCTGTATCATGGACAACTCTTCGTCAGAGGATACTATCAAGTCGTAGTCATCCACTATCTCCCCTTCTTCAGGCTCATTCTCAGCCTTAAATTCGCCCTCGCgatatattttacaatttttcatatCTCTTCTAGACATCTGATTTTTATAAATGCATATTGCAATTTTTGCCAACAAAATTACAAGTTTCCttcttccacaattattttccTACTCCTTTCTTTCTTTATCAACTTTTTACAAGTGTCAATTTATTGAATGACATTTAAAGTgtctataataaaaaaaaacaccatgaTGAAGATATACTTGTCATTTATAACTACTGGTCACCAGATGGCGCTGTGATCACAATGAACGATTTCGTCAACTTTAAACAAAAGACTTGTACAGGGTtaccaatattttctataaaaatagtcGAAAAGCCGAAACGAATACGTTTTCATTTTATGTTTCTCATTAAACGATGGCAATAAGCAAAACAGAAGcagaatattatatatatatttttttttcaatatttgcaaACTTTGTCCTATGAACTTTTATACCAATAAGAAAACAATTAATGGCATATACCGTTATCGTTATTCTACAAAGTAGATATATTTAATtccattttatacaaattaaaattcattgctttcattaatatattaatgCTTTTTTAgatgcattttattttttgtcattttcgTAATTTATGTAGTCAAAATTACCcattatttttaaagcaatGTCAAAATATCGTTATCCCATAAACAGCATTACCCTTCTGAGTCTTCCAAAGATTATTTCAaggtttaaacattttttttattttgtttaactgaTCTTACAAAGGTtacagaaataataaaaacgttTAATAAACTGTCTATCAAATATATCACattttatgataaatttatacatacatgcaataaaaaacgaaagaccatataaaaatttttgtttatgaaatagagtaattttataaaaaaatatgaatcatGGGGACTTTCTATTCTGGGGAATATCGAACaccgttttttaaaataacagcagtTAATATGAAATgagaaaaaatgtttgtcttaaaagtttaaaatcaattcaaaaaaatttaatctctGTTATATGCAAACAATTTGGATAAAAGCTGTTTAAAGTATTGAAAAACGTATGTTATGTGAGGAAACGTAAACGCAAATGCTTTTATTATTACGGAATTACAATTTATAGTTGGTTGGTAACACTGATTATAACTCAACGAAACAGGGTTGATTATTTTGTACTGACAGCAATATTTAACGAACGAATTACTGTTCAGAGCCTCTTTTTGAGTTTCCGGTCTTTTCTACCCAGGTCGCCAAGCAAAATGCAACCAAAAGtgagttaaaatattttccagTGAAAATTCAGTAAATTTAatgatttgagaaattttctgcTTTCAGCGCAGGGAACCTATCCACGCCGTTCAAGTTTTCGGACGTAAAGTaagttaaaattcaataaactattaaaacaaaatttttcgctCACACGTGCTTcagccattttttttaaagataatttataTGTGAatgactaaataaaaaaaaagttgaagaatgcaaaaagttttgtttttgagtCATATAATTGATATTGGTTAATTAATGGTGATTCTgtgatttattttagaaaacagCAACCGCTGTAGCTTACTGCAAACGCGGTCGTGGTTTGCTCCGTGTCAATGGCCGTCCATTGGAACAAATCGAACCCAAAGTATTGCAATACAAATTGCAAGAACCTTTGTTGTTGCTCGGCAAGGTAAGCACTGGCATCATTCGATTgaaataattgtatgtattcGATTTTCTGTGATGATAACTACTTATCCCGAAATTGAGTTCAATATGAAAATATCAATCCACACTGATTCTCTCCATAAAATAGTTTTGTCTATTATTGGATATTATTAcgatttaatattaatatgtgtattttaatttttaggaaaaattcgCTGGCGTAGATATCCGTGTCCGCGTTAACGGTGGTGGTCATGTAGCTCAAATCTATGCCATCCGTCAAGCCATCTCAAAGGCTTTGATTGCCTTCTACCAAAAGTGTAAGTATGCCAACTATTAGtttattttactattatttGATAACAAAAAGCCTGATGTTACCAGATTTTCACTGGAATAAATATAAAGCAATTTCCTTTGAAAGATACCTTTCAGGcagattaaatttttaaattgttaaacatttaCCAACCAGCATgtttaaaatgtcaaaaacattCTGGGTGATGTATTATCAACATTaactttatattaattttatattcgtATGTAAGTAGTTCTACATATTACT
Proteins encoded in this region:
- the RpS16 gene encoding small ribosomal subunit protein uS9, coding for MQPKRREPIHAVQVFGRKKTATAVAYCKRGRGLLRVNGRPLEQIEPKVLQYKLQEPLLLLGKEKFAGVDIRVRVNGGGHVAQIYAIRQAISKALIAFYQKYVDEASKKEIKDILIQYDRTLLVGDPRRCEPKKFGGPGARARYQKSYR